The stretch of DNA AagtcaagactttttttttgcaATGTGTATACTATTTCTTGCATAGCTACACATGTACTCTACAGTGAGATATATTCAAATATGATTACACTGAGGTAAGAAACCAAGTGGATGTGGGGAGAGGAGTCCTATAGTCTCTAAGTGGGAGAGATCAGAGACTTCAGCCAGGAGAGGACTGTGACCTGCCACTGCCCAGGGAGCACCATGTCCCTTAAGCAGGAAACCAGAGTGGCTACTTGAGGTAGAGGGGGGCTTGTTCTGTAACTGGGCAGGAAAATAGTTGGCCTGGTGGCCACAGAGACGAGGAGACTAAGGCCCATAGGCCATATAGTTGGCCTCTCTGGTTTGGAAATGAGGCATATTTCTTAGCATTTGCatcttttgaaataacaaaattttgtttctgcttttttttaagagttaaaaGTTACTTTTGAAAATGCTATCTTGTTTTAGCTCTGCTAAGATGAAAATAAGTAAGGGACTTGAGTTTTGTGCACCCTGGTGCCAGAGGGAAGCTGTGGTGGACATGGTGGAAGCAACAGGAATCAACCCCACCAGGAGATGCAGAGGCTGACTCCACAAGAGTCAGGGCAGGCCTCCCACCTGGAATTTCCTTTCTAGATTTTCCTggcttccagaattttctttggcTGTGATAATGGAAACCATCTTCTGGCACAGACAGGACTTCCACACCTAACTGTTCCCATTGTTATCAACTGTTATCAACAAGCTAGGAGATCCTCCATTCATCTCCACCCTCCTATCTGTAGGCACCATCTCCATATTGGAGTTTCCTATGCAGATTTTATCCATAGAATATTTGTGTTTGACAAGTACAATGTATGGCCTCATCTTTCTTCCTTATACTGAACAAGTAGATGCTCTTGGGCTGAGCCCAGGGGTGGAGCCCCGCAAGCTCCCGGCCAGGGTAAGGGTTTGAGCAGAGCACCAGGAGAGGCCTTCCTGTGCAGGTCAGAGCCTTTGGTCCAGTTCCTCTCCAGGGAGCCCCATCTGCTACTCACATCGATGAGCCGCTGCTGATCCTGCTCCGTCATCTCGGACAGCTTGTAGTAGCGGCCAGCCAGGTCCCCCTTGAGGCCCTCCAGGGCGGTGATGGCCACGTTCTCCACCTCCCTCCGCTCGGCCCGGGTGCAGGCGGGCGGCAGGCTCAGCCCACGGATGCTGCGGCCGGTGCGCACCCGAGAAGACAGCACATAACGCTCATCGAACTGCCCTTGGGTGATCTGCCAAGCAGAGTGTGGGGTCACTGCGGCCAGCCTCAGACCACGGTCCTGCCACAGCCACAGTGGGTTCTAATCTGCTGATCCGCAGTTTCCCTGGGGACCCTCAGGCACTGTGCACGACTGCACAATCCATAAGTTGGATACCTTCCGGAAGTCTTGGTGCAGGGGCCTTCGACTAGTAAAGAGGAAAGCTGTTTTAAATGGTGTGGTCTGGGGTCCTTGAACGTCACTGGGTGGTTTGGGATGAAAAAGGGAGTAGCTTTAGGAAAGGTTTAAAGTTCCCAATGACCAACCCTTCCCtggttgtatttatttaaaaaaacaaagactttGAGACCTTCCTAACCTTCTCTGTGGCCCTCCAGGGGGAAGGCTGTGCCAGGGCAGTCAGTGCTTTCCAGGGGTATCTGACTCAGAAACTCAGGGTTTCCGGGGAACCCCTCTCTCCAGGGCTCTTCCCCTTGGGCTCTGGAGTGCCAGCTtcgtggggagggagagggaggctgGAGCTTACCTTGGATGCGTCCAGATCCGTTGTGTGCTTCATCACTCTGGGGTCGTAGCCATTGTGTCTTAGTTTGATGACGGGGTCAAAAAGGTCAGCAAACACCTGCAGGAGGGAAGATGGGCATTTCCTCTTTAATTGGTTCACCTACTATTCAAAGACCTTTCCATTCACTTGCCCCTTCTATCTTAAAAGCCAAAGTTGATGCCCTCCTCTGAAATTCTCAGGACTATCATGTAGGAAATGAATGTGAGAATGGAttggttaataataataataacaagagaGAAAGCCTTTTGGAGGCATCTTGCCCCTTGAGACAGGGTGGAGCTGGTGAGTTCTGTTATCTTAGCCTCCCCCTGAGTGATTCTACCAAAATCACTGCCATCAGACTGAGCAAGAAAATTCTTATGGTTAGGAATTTAAGGAGTTTCCTAGACATGTTTGCCTTTGTGGGTTACAAGAAGCTACCTGATCAGAGGCTACACAGTTTTATGCTTAAGGGAAAGTCAGATTCTAAAGATTAAGCTGCATATGAAATCTGTTGAAAACCTGGCTATGCCAGAAGAAAAGTACATAGCAGCAGTTCGGGCAAAGCAGGGACCTCTCACCCGGTGCGGACCTTCCCCAGCCCAAACCATCTCGTACAAAATCTATTCTATAAACAAAACCTCAGGCATATCCTttacgtttaaaaaaaaaaaaatgttaaaagaagttgtAACAAAGCACCCTGCAGACTTTGGCAGctgtgggaagtggggagggCTTTGGGTCCATAGAGCTACCGCTAGCTTGGGACCCAAACTAGACCCAGGGTTGTGCACTGCTGTACGTAAATGAGCCACCAGTCGTGTTTATTCAAGATGGCTCCCTCTCTTCTCTATGGCTGCCTTTCTAGGGAACTGCCTTCAGCTCCCTGCAACAGAAGAACCCAAACAGAAGAACCCAAAAGGGTGGACCTGAAGGAGGAGGGCTGCAGGCATTTGCCTCAGCCAAGAGGCTGCTCTGTGGAGGGGACGCATGGTGGCTGAGCACTGTTCCAGCCGACCACCCTGTGCTTCAGCATTGAGGATGAGGATGCCAAGGTCATGGGATTTATCCAAGAGTCTTGGTGAATTCAGTAGTCTGGGCTACAGTGATTGTCTAATCAGTAATAGGAGAGAATTCAATAATAGAAGTAATAAGAAGAGAATTCCTCAACTAATAGAAGTAATAAGAGAATTCCTCATGTTCCTAAAGGTACACTGAACCCTCCTCCCGACCCCCACCCAATAAAGCTCAGCCACAAACACATCAGCTCCTAATGTCTTACTGGTGAATACACACCATTTGATATTATTGTTTCTGTACCAACTCATCCCCTCGACAAGCTCAGAGTTCTGTCATGCAATTCATTCCTCCACAGGGAGGGATCTTAGCACAGCAGCAAGGGAAGCCTTGTCCCTGGGAAGCTATAGACCTCATTGTTTCTGAAAGCATTCCAGATGGTTCTGCTGGAGTTGGCTTCCCTTTATGGGAGCCCTTTCTGAGAAGGTAGAAAGTTGGCcccataaagaagaaaaggacccCAGGACTGTGCAATTCAGTCATATGCAGAGTATCCCTCCCACCCTGGAACCAGCAGCCAGTAGTTTTACCTCATAGGACTCCTCgtcaccagccaccatgcccacagTCTTTATGAAGGGGTGGCCAGGGTTgtccactccagtctggatgcACTGGTCCAGGGTGTAGCCGTTGGGCGTCACCTTGTTGCGAAGCTTGGCATAGATGGCAGGGGTGAGGCACTCAGCCATGCAGTTGTTGTGCTTGCGCAGGTCTGGGTAGTCTGCGCTGTGTGGGGAGGAGGGCAAGCTGTCAGCCAGCAGCCCCTGAGGAAAGGGGCCAATGGAAGGACTTGGTGTTTGCCTATCCTTCCACTAGGCTCCCTTCAGCCAGCAGGCACAGGGATACTTGGCTAGAACTGCCCAGGAGTCATACATGAAGACACCAGGTTTCAAAAAATGAGCAGGTTCCACAAGAGCAAGGACTTGCCTTTTTGAGAACAGTCCCTGGCTATTGAAACCAGTGTTCAGTAAATATCTTCTGGAATAACAGAAATCAAATTGGGTGCTGTCTCACCCTGGGGTGTGTACTGATTGAGGATTAGGAGATTCAGGACCACCACAGCCTTAAACACGGGTCATGTCACCTCAGGAATTCCCCAGGTACATGGTGGTTGCTGGCGATTCCCTCAGAGATCCTGATTTCCATAAGAGACAGTAAATGTCTCTTAAGAGACACCTCAGTGGTTTTCCTCGTCTCTCATCCATACCTGCCGATGTGGAATTCTGCATGCCACTCAAACTCTGCTCAGCGCACAGTACCTCATGCATGGCAGGGTTCCAAGGGCTGAGAAAACACGTCTATTTTCATCCCTCTCACGCCACTCCTCCACTTTCCATCTGCAATGTCCTTTAGAGCTGACACTTACAGTCAGTACTACGATATCCCTTTTTTCCAGAAGGAGGTAGAGCAGTGAGAGAGGCATGGGTCTGGAACTGGGGGGGCCTGGATTTGCATTTGGCTGCACTAGCTATGTGAACTTGGGCACTGTTTAATTTTTCTAGGACTTCATTTCATCACCAAAGGATCCTAAGATGAATAAGATACTCCATGTAAAGTGCTGGTCATACATGAAAGTGCTCCACAAATGTTAACTATCCCCATTATTACTATTTAACTGGACTGCAAGCTCTAAGCAAGAATGGTGATGCTACACTTCTTTGTATACACCACAGGTTACTGGTTTAACAAGCCTCAAAATGATTTTCCGTTTTACTTAGTCTTCCTCAAAAGCAAAAAGGACCCTTGCTAACAGTTTCCAGCAGGGGAAGGCATATTTCTTGCTGGTCTTTGaagcttttctgtttgtttttgtttgtgtttgttttgtttgagacggaatcttgctctgtcgccaggttggagtgcagtggtgctatctcggctcactacaacctccgcctcccaggttcaaacgcttctcctgcctcaggctcccgagtagctgggactacaggcgtgcgccactacgcccagctaatttttttgtatttttagtagagatggggtttcaccatgttggccaggatggtctcaatctcttgacctcttgatccggcctcccaaagtgctaggattacatgcatgagccaccgcgcccagcctgaagttattttaaagtcaggAGCCCTTACCTTGGAGGGAATAACCTGGGCTGCTCCCGGATCTCGGCACACACTTTCTGCCGGTTCAGCAGGTACCCGGTGGTCAGGGCACTGGTGCCCATGGTAGCAAACAGCAGAGAAGCATTGCGGCCAGTTAGCAACTTAGAAAAGATACTGGCCATCTTTCTTCTTGGATGAGTGTCTGGAAAGCAGAGAAGCTGGATTAGATAGCTGCATAGGATGACCCTGAGCCACAGCATAGAGGTCAACAGGCAAGAGAACCGCAGGAGCCATAGCCTCTCTTTCCggtttttctgtctctctctctctctctctctctctctctctctctctctctctctctgtgtgtgtgtgtgtgtgtgtgttttctatttcttgctttgcttttttcttcataTTGCTTGGGAAAATCTGGGTAGTTTTAGACATTAATGTCTAAACTTCCTTAACGCCATGCCTTCTCTCTGTTAATATGATAAAAAATAACAGCAGAGGATGTCTTCTTCCAGCTATTTGACAGACCAGGTGCTCTTTTGAACTTCGCCACTGCATCACAACTAGACCCTGAACAGGATGGATTTCTGGACTTCTGAAAGGTAGGAGAAATTTCTGAGGACCACCCTGGAATAGGGGCTGACACTGGGATTCTCCCATTGAAGTAGGACCTTTGAAAGAGGCTGAAGTGGCACAAAGTCAGCAGACCCCAACTTCTGGCTCCTGCCTGAAGCAAGTCTAAAAGCTCTCTGAGGAAATTATATTCAGTTTAGGCCCTGAATTCCTACACATTAAGATGAAACAACTCCCAAAGATCGCCAAACACACAAGGAGGTACAATGAATGAGAGTCAACAGAAGAAATAGCAGATGTAGACTGCTAATGACTGAAGATGCTGGAACTGTCAGACAGTAATATCAGTAAGCCCTATATTGAATGTTTAAAGTGTGAAATCATAGTTATGAGCAAGCAACAAGAGACTGTTAAGAATGACCAAGTTGATTTGAAAGAACCAAATTGCACCACTCATCATGATGCAGCTGAACATAGAATGAACTGGAAGATATATATCTTAAGAAATTACTCAGAATGTAGcacagagaaatgagaaaatggaaaatagatgTAAATTAAGAGATATGATGGATAGAATGTCAAGCTCAAATACACATCAAAGTGAAGtcccagaaagagaaaacagagaagtcAGATTTGAAGAGGAATGGCTGAGacatttttaaaactgataaaagaatcCATGATTCAAGAGGTATAACATAatctaagcaaacaaaaaagacattgaCACCTAGACAAATAATGAAACTGCAGAATATTGGTGACAAAGACGTGAAAAGCAATCAGAAAAGACAGTTTACctacaaagaaatgacaaacgagctgattttttgataatagccCAGGTAAGTAATATTTTTAGAAGCAATAACTGTCAACCTAGAACTGGGGAACTAGTCTAAccattttttcaaaaatgagagtaaaaaaaaaaattgataaaaaacagatcaataacaaaGGAATTACTAAACTATATGcttcagaaagaaaggaaatgacagCATGAGGAGAGAGCCTGAAAtgcagaaaatggagaaaacacatataaatgtaaataagtatttatatatttataatataagtACTGAACTACCAACAAATGAAAAAGGATAAACATGCACAGACATTAGAAGGGCCAGTTAGCCCCAAGCAGGGAGCTGTGTTACGTGTCTCTTTGAGTAGAAAACAAAAGAGCAGGTAGTTCTCAGTACTCTCTATTTGATCTCCATGATGCCCAAATAAAGATTGTGTGGGCTCAGGAtggtggctcatacatgtaatcccagcactgggaggcaaaggtgggcagatcacttgaggccaggagtttgagaccagcctggccaacattgtttgctgtcttttagtagagacagcaaaaccctgtctctactaaaaatacaaaaagttagctgagtgtggtggcacgcacctgtagtctcagctactcagaaggctaaggcatgagaatcatgaCTTGATTGAGCCTCTGTGTTCAATCAGTTCCTCCTTGTTCAAGCCTCcgtggcttgaacccaggaggtggaggttgcagtgatccgagattgtaccactgcaatccaacctggatgacacagcgaaactgtctcaaaaaataaataaataaataaaaaagtgtgGATTTCCCTAACATTTGGAAGGCTCCCAAGACTCAGCTGCAAGATGCTCCAAGCTTGGATTGATTGCTTCAGAGAACTTGCTGATGTGTTAGGCTGTAGCTGAAAACCTGGGCCATCCAGTGAAGGATAAACAACAACTCGTAATAGAATCTTCATTTGGAAGTCTCTACTAAACCTGAATGTCCCAACTAAAAGCATCAAAGACcttaaaaacatttaagaatgTTTATGTGTGCAAATAACAAATCAAGCCTTTTCTGAGTAGGGGTTACAGGATATGGGTTACA from Macaca nemestrina isolate mMacNem1 chromosome 6, mMacNem.hap1, whole genome shotgun sequence encodes:
- the LOC105475061 gene encoding creatine kinase S-type, mitochondrial; protein product: MASIFSKLLTGRNASLLFATMGTSALTTGYLLNRQKVCAEIREQPRLFPPSADYPDLRKHNNCMAECLTPAIYAKLRNKVTPNGYTLDQCIQTGVDNPGHPFIKTVGMVAGDEESYEVFADLFDPVIKLRHNGYDPRVMKHTTDLDASKITQGQFDERYVLSSRVRTGRSIRGLSLPPACTRAERREVENVAITALEGLKGDLAGRYYKLSEMTEQDQQRLIDDHFLFDKPVSPLLTCAGMARDWPDARGIWHNYDKTFLIWINEEDHTRVISMEKGGNMKRVFERFCRGLKEVERLIQERGWEFMWNERLGYILTCPSNLGTGLRAGVHVRIPKLSKDPRFSKILENLRLQKRGTGGVDTAAVADVYDISNIDRIGRSEVELVQIVIDGVNYLVDCEKKLERGQDIKVPPPLPQFGKK